In Streptomyces ambofaciens ATCC 23877, a single genomic region encodes these proteins:
- a CDS encoding ACP S-malonyltransferase gives MLVLVAPGQGAQTPGFLTDWLALPGAADRVAAWSDAIGLDLAHYGTKADADEIRDTSVAQPLLVAAGILSAAALGDIADLAPGAVAGHSVGEFTAAAFAGVLDDTAAVSLVRRRGLAMAEAAAVTETGMSALLGGDPEVSVAHLEKLGLTPANMNGAGQIVAAGTMEQLAALSEDKPEGVRKVVALKVAGAFHTQHMAPAVDKLAQAAKTLTPADPKVTYVSNKDGQAVASGAEVLERLVGQVANPVRWDRCMETFQELGVTALIEVCPGGTLTGLAKRALPGVKTLALKSPADLDAARELVAEHAQQA, from the coding sequence GTGCTCGTACTCGTCGCTCCCGGCCAGGGCGCCCAGACGCCCGGCTTCCTGACTGACTGGCTCGCCCTGCCCGGCGCCGCTGACCGCGTCGCCGCCTGGTCCGACGCCATTGGACTCGATCTCGCCCACTACGGCACCAAGGCCGACGCGGACGAGATCCGAGACACGTCCGTGGCACAGCCGCTGCTCGTCGCGGCCGGAATCCTCTCGGCCGCGGCACTCGGTGACATCGCCGACCTCGCGCCCGGCGCCGTCGCCGGCCACAGCGTCGGCGAGTTCACGGCCGCCGCCTTCGCGGGCGTCCTCGACGACACGGCCGCGGTGTCCCTCGTACGCCGTCGGGGCCTGGCGATGGCCGAGGCCGCCGCCGTCACCGAGACCGGCATGTCCGCGCTGCTCGGCGGCGACCCCGAGGTGAGCGTCGCGCACCTGGAGAAGCTGGGGCTGACCCCGGCGAACATGAACGGCGCCGGTCAGATCGTGGCGGCCGGCACCATGGAGCAGCTGGCCGCGCTGAGCGAGGACAAGCCCGAGGGCGTGCGCAAGGTCGTCGCGCTGAAGGTGGCCGGCGCCTTCCACACGCAGCACATGGCGCCCGCGGTCGACAAGCTCGCTCAGGCCGCGAAGACGCTGACGCCGGCCGACCCCAAGGTGACGTACGTCTCCAACAAGGACGGGCAGGCCGTCGCCTCCGGTGCCGAGGTGCTGGAGCGGCTGGTCGGCCAGGTCGCCAACCCGGTCCGCTGGGACCGGTGCATGGAGACGTTCCAGGAGCTGGGCGTCACCGCGCTGATCGAGGTGTGCCCGGGCGGCACGCTCACCGGGCTGGCCAAGCGCGCGCTGCCGGGCGTGAAGACGCTGGCCCTGAAGTCCCCCGCCGATCTCGACGCGGCCCGCGAGCTCGTCGCCGAGCACGCCCAGCAGGCCTGA
- a CDS encoding ketoacyl-ACP synthase III codes for MSKIKPSKGAPYARILGVGGYRPTRVVPNEVILEKIDSSDEWIRSRSGIETRHWASPEETVAAMSIEASGKAIANAGIAASQIGAVVVSTVSHFSQTPAVATEIADKLGTDKAAAFDISAGCAGFGYGLTLAKGMVVEGSAEYVLVIGVERLSDLTDLEDRATAFLFGDGAGAVVVGPSQEPGIGPTVWGSEGDKSETIKQTVSWDRFAIGDVSELPLDSEGNVKFPAITQEGQAVFRWAVFEMAKVAQQALDAAGISPDDLDVFIPHQANVRIIDSMVKTLKLPEHVMVARDIRTTGNTSAASIPLAMERLLATGEAKSGDTALVIGFGAGLVYAATVVTLP; via the coding sequence ATGTCGAAGATCAAGCCCAGCAAGGGCGCCCCGTACGCGCGCATCCTCGGCGTCGGCGGCTACCGCCCGACGCGGGTGGTGCCGAACGAGGTGATCCTCGAGAAGATCGACTCGTCCGACGAGTGGATCCGTTCGCGCTCCGGCATCGAGACGCGGCACTGGGCCTCGCCCGAGGAGACCGTCGCGGCGATGTCGATCGAGGCCTCCGGCAAGGCCATCGCGAACGCCGGGATCGCCGCCTCGCAGATCGGCGCGGTGGTCGTCTCGACCGTGTCGCACTTCAGCCAGACCCCGGCCGTCGCGACCGAGATCGCGGACAAGCTGGGCACGGACAAGGCCGCCGCCTTCGACATCTCGGCGGGCTGCGCGGGCTTCGGCTACGGCCTGACCCTCGCCAAGGGCATGGTCGTCGAGGGCTCCGCGGAGTACGTCCTGGTCATCGGCGTCGAGCGGCTCTCCGACCTGACCGACCTGGAGGACCGGGCCACGGCCTTCCTCTTCGGTGACGGCGCGGGCGCGGTCGTGGTCGGCCCCTCCCAGGAGCCGGGGATCGGCCCGACCGTCTGGGGCTCGGAGGGCGACAAGTCCGAGACGATCAAGCAGACGGTCTCCTGGGACCGGTTCGCGATCGGCGACGTCTCGGAGCTGCCCCTCGACAGCGAGGGCAACGTGAAGTTTCCTGCGATCACGCAGGAGGGCCAGGCGGTGTTCCGCTGGGCCGTGTTCGAGATGGCGAAGGTCGCCCAGCAGGCGCTGGACGCGGCCGGGATCAGCCCGGACGACCTGGACGTCTTCATCCCGCACCAGGCCAACGTGCGGATCATCGACTCGATGGTGAAGACACTGAAGCTGCCGGAGCACGTCATGGTCGCCCGTGACATCCGCACCACCGGCAACACCTCGGCCGCCTCGATCCCGCTCGCGATGGAGCGGCTCCTGGCGACCGGCGAGGCGAAGAGCGGCGACACCGCGCTCGTCATCGGCTTCGGGGCGGGTCTCGTCTACGCCGCGACGGTCGTTACCCTCCCCTAG
- a CDS encoding acyl carrier protein codes for MAATQEEIVAGLAEIVNEIAGIPVEDVQLDKSFTDDLDVDSLSMVEVVVAAEERFDVKIPDEDVKNLKTVGDATNYILKNQG; via the coding sequence ATGGCCGCCACTCAGGAAGAGATCGTCGCCGGTCTCGCCGAGATCGTGAACGAGATCGCCGGCATCCCGGTTGAGGACGTCCAGCTGGACAAGTCCTTCACCGACGACCTGGACGTCGACTCGCTGTCCATGGTCGAGGTCGTCGTCGCCGCCGAAGAGCGCTTCGACGTCAAGATCCCGGACGAGGACGTCAAGAACCTCAAGACGGTCGGCGACGCGACCAACTACATCCTCAAGAACCAGGGCTGA
- a CDS encoding beta-ketoacyl-[acyl-carrier-protein] synthase family protein, which translates to MSSTNRTVVVTGIGATTPLGGDAASTWEGLVAGKSGVKPLEQEWAADQAVRIAAPVAVDPSEVIPRPQARRLDRSAQFALIAAQEAWKDAGYSGKAGESPAEEGAAQVDPDRLGAVIASGIGGVTTLLDQYDVLKEKGVRRVSPHTVPMLMPNGPSANVGLAVGARAGVHTPVSACASGAEAIGYAIEMIRTGRADVVVAGGTEAAIHPLPIAAFGNMMAMSKNNDDPQGASRPFDTGRDGFVLGEGAGVLVLESAEHAAARGVRVYAEAVGQGVSADSHDIVQPEPEGRGISHALQNLLDRTDLDPAEIVHVNAHATSTPAGDIAELKALRKVLGDDVDHMAVSGTKSMTGHLLGGAGGVESVATVLALYHRVAPPTINVENLDPEAEAAADIVRGEARKLPVEGRIAALNDSFGFGGHNVVLAFRTV; encoded by the coding sequence GTGAGCTCGACCAATCGCACCGTGGTCGTCACCGGTATCGGCGCAACCACACCGCTGGGTGGCGACGCAGCCTCTACCTGGGAAGGCCTGGTCGCCGGCAAGTCCGGCGTCAAGCCCCTGGAGCAGGAGTGGGCCGCCGACCAGGCGGTCCGCATCGCCGCACCGGTCGCCGTGGACCCCTCCGAGGTCATCCCGCGGCCCCAGGCCCGCCGCCTGGACCGCTCGGCCCAGTTCGCGCTGATCGCGGCGCAGGAGGCCTGGAAGGACGCCGGTTACTCCGGCAAGGCGGGCGAGAGCCCCGCCGAGGAGGGGGCGGCCCAGGTCGACCCCGACCGTCTCGGCGCGGTCATCGCCTCCGGTATCGGTGGCGTGACGACCCTCCTCGACCAGTACGACGTGCTCAAGGAGAAGGGCGTCCGCCGCGTCTCCCCGCACACCGTCCCCATGCTGATGCCCAACGGCCCCTCCGCCAACGTGGGTCTGGCCGTGGGCGCCCGGGCGGGCGTGCACACGCCGGTCTCCGCCTGCGCGTCGGGCGCCGAGGCCATCGGCTACGCCATCGAGATGATCCGCACCGGCCGCGCCGACGTCGTCGTCGCGGGTGGCACGGAGGCGGCGATCCACCCGCTGCCCATCGCCGCGTTCGGCAACATGATGGCGATGTCCAAGAACAACGACGACCCGCAGGGCGCCTCGCGCCCCTTCGACACGGGCCGTGACGGCTTCGTCCTCGGTGAGGGCGCCGGCGTCCTCGTCCTGGAGTCCGCCGAGCACGCCGCGGCACGCGGTGTCCGCGTCTACGCGGAGGCGGTCGGTCAGGGCGTCTCCGCCGACAGCCACGACATCGTGCAGCCGGAGCCGGAGGGCCGCGGCATCTCGCACGCCCTGCAGAACCTGCTGGACCGCACCGACCTGGACCCGGCCGAGATCGTGCACGTCAACGCGCACGCCACCTCGACGCCGGCCGGTGACATCGCCGAGCTGAAGGCACTGCGCAAGGTCCTCGGCGACGACGTGGACCACATGGCGGTCTCCGGCACCAAGTCGATGACCGGTCACCTCCTCGGTGGCGCCGGCGGTGTCGAGTCCGTCGCGACCGTGCTCGCCCTGTACCACCGGGTGGCGCCGCCCACCATCAACGTCGAGAACCTCGACCCCGAGGCCGAGGCCGCGGCGGACATCGTCCGCGGCGAGGCCCGGAAGCTGCCCGTCGAGGGCCGGATCGCCGCGCTGAACGACTCGTTCGGTTTCGGCGGACACAACGTGGTGCTGGCCTTCCGCACGGTCTGA
- a CDS encoding DUF3145 domain-containing protein, which produces MTTRGVLYVHSAPRALCPHVEWAVAGVLGTRVSLDWIRQPAAPGTWRSEFSWQGQAGTASKLASALRGWQLLRFEVTAEPSANAEGERYSCTPDLGIFHAVTGIHGDILVPEDRLRAALVRSRRGETDLESDVARLLGKPWDDELEPFRHAGEGAPVRWLHQVV; this is translated from the coding sequence GTGACGACACGTGGAGTTCTGTACGTGCACTCCGCGCCGCGCGCGCTGTGCCCGCACGTCGAGTGGGCCGTCGCCGGGGTGCTCGGGACGCGCGTGAGCCTGGACTGGATCCGGCAGCCCGCCGCGCCCGGCACCTGGCGCTCGGAGTTCTCCTGGCAGGGCCAGGCCGGCACCGCCTCCAAGCTCGCCTCCGCGCTGCGCGGCTGGCAGCTGCTGCGCTTCGAGGTCACCGCGGAACCGTCCGCCAACGCCGAGGGCGAGCGCTACAGCTGCACCCCGGACCTCGGCATCTTCCACGCCGTCACCGGCATCCACGGCGACATCCTCGTCCCCGAGGACCGGCTGCGCGCCGCCCTGGTCCGCTCCCGGCGCGGCGAGACCGACCTGGAGTCCGACGTCGCGAGACTCCTCGGCAAGCCCTGGGACGACGAACTGGAACCCTTCCGCCACGCGGGCGAGGGCGCCCCGGTCCGCTGGCTCCACCAGGTGGTCTGA
- a CDS encoding SGNH/GDSL hydrolase family protein, translated as MGQGSEQGTRRVRRRLRATLAVLTVAVLGVTGCDAVGGDASAGPSASASKRTRPAPVWDTSPESVAAVGDSITRGFDACTVLSDCPEVSWATGSSAEVDSLAVRLLGRAEAAERSWNYAVTGSRMEDLTGQVTRAAARRPQLVAVMVGANDACRATTSAMTPVADFRARFEEAMATLRAKLPKAQVYVASIPDLKRLWSEGRTNPLGKQVWKLGICPSMLGDADALDAAATLRRNTVRDRVEAYNDVLRSVCAKDRRCRTDGGAVHAFRFGTDQLSRWDWFHPSVNGQARLAEIAYRAVTARKP; from the coding sequence ATGGGTCAGGGGTCGGAGCAGGGTACGCGGCGTGTCCGTCGCCGTCTCCGTGCCACGCTCGCCGTGCTGACGGTTGCCGTCCTGGGTGTGACGGGCTGCGACGCCGTGGGCGGCGACGCCTCCGCCGGCCCGTCCGCCTCGGCCTCGAAGCGGACGCGTCCGGCCCCCGTCTGGGACACCAGCCCGGAATCGGTCGCCGCCGTGGGCGACTCCATCACGCGCGGCTTCGACGCCTGTACGGTCCTGTCCGACTGTCCCGAGGTCTCGTGGGCGACCGGCAGCAGCGCCGAGGTCGACAGCCTGGCCGTACGGCTGCTGGGCAGGGCCGAGGCGGCCGAGCGGAGCTGGAACTACGCGGTCACCGGGTCCCGGATGGAGGACCTGACCGGGCAGGTGACGCGGGCGGCGGCGCGCAGGCCGCAGCTCGTCGCGGTGATGGTCGGGGCGAACGACGCCTGCCGGGCGACCACCTCGGCGATGACGCCGGTGGCGGACTTCCGGGCCCGTTTCGAGGAGGCCATGGCCACCCTGCGCGCGAAACTGCCGAAGGCGCAGGTGTACGTGGCGAGCATTCCGGACCTCAAGCGGCTGTGGTCCGAGGGGCGCACCAACCCGCTGGGCAAGCAGGTGTGGAAGCTGGGCATCTGCCCGTCGATGCTGGGGGACGCGGACGCCCTGGACGCGGCGGCGACGCTGCGCCGCAACACCGTGCGGGACCGGGTGGAGGCGTACAACGACGTGCTGCGGTCGGTCTGCGCGAAGGACCGGCGGTGCCGCACCGACGGCGGTGCGGTGCACGCGTTCCGGTTCGGCACCGACCAGTTGAGCCGCTGGGACTGGTTCCACCCGAGCGTGAACGGGCAGGCCCGGCTGGCGGAGATCGCGTACCGCGCCGTGACCGCGAGGAAACCCTGA
- a CDS encoding aldose epimerase family protein, with translation MNELFGTLSDGTPVHRWTLERAGVRVRVLSYGGIVQSAEVPDRDGYTADVVLGFADLDGYLTHPGPYLGALVGRYANRIAGGRFPLDGRTYVTVPNEGPNSLHGGERGFDKRVWDVEPVGDGGHGVRLSRISPHGEEGFPGRVEISATYTLDGSGALRIAYEAVTDAPTVLNPTNHSYFNLAGSGHAGGHELRLAASRITPVGADLIPTGVLQDVAGTRFDFRQARKVGSGYDHNFVLDKGVTDTAVEVAELYDPASGRVLTVATTEPGLQLYTADHLDEPFAPGDGIALETQHFPDSPNRPEFPGTVLRPGEVFRSETVYGFSAR, from the coding sequence ATGAACGAACTCTTCGGCACACTTTCCGACGGCACCCCGGTCCACCGCTGGACCCTGGAGCGGGCGGGAGTACGGGTCCGGGTCCTGTCGTACGGCGGGATCGTGCAGTCGGCCGAGGTCCCGGACCGGGACGGCTACACCGCCGACGTGGTGCTGGGGTTCGCGGACCTGGACGGCTATCTGACGCATCCGGGGCCCTACTTGGGCGCGCTCGTCGGGCGGTACGCCAACCGGATCGCGGGCGGCCGTTTCCCGCTGGACGGGCGGACGTACGTGACGGTGCCCAACGAGGGGCCGAACTCGCTGCACGGCGGCGAGCGCGGCTTCGACAAGCGCGTGTGGGACGTGGAGCCCGTCGGGGACGGCGGGCACGGCGTCCGTCTCAGCCGCATCAGCCCGCACGGCGAGGAGGGCTTCCCGGGCCGGGTGGAGATCTCGGCGACGTACACGCTGGACGGGTCGGGCGCGCTGCGGATCGCCTACGAGGCGGTCACGGACGCGCCCACCGTGCTGAACCCGACCAATCACAGCTACTTCAACCTCGCCGGCTCCGGCCACGCGGGCGGCCACGAGCTGCGGCTGGCCGCCTCCCGGATCACACCGGTCGGCGCCGACCTGATCCCGACGGGCGTGCTGCAGGACGTGGCGGGCACGCGCTTCGACTTCCGGCAGGCGCGCAAGGTCGGTTCGGGCTACGACCACAACTTCGTCCTGGACAAGGGGGTGACGGACACCGCCGTGGAGGTCGCCGAGCTGTACGACCCGGCGTCGGGGCGGGTACTCACGGTGGCGACGACCGAGCCGGGCCTCCAGCTCTACACCGCCGACCACCTGGACGAGCCCTTCGCGCCCGGTGACGGCATCGCGCTGGAGACGCAGCACTTCCCGGACTCCCCGAACCGGCCGGAGTTCCCGGGCACGGTGCTGCGGCCGGGCGAGGTGTTCCGCTCGGAGACGGTGTACGGCTTCTCGGCGCGGTGA
- a CDS encoding pyroglutamyl peptidase: MTHIRVRTGVLGLALVAGLVAPATATAAPPPPASAPTVEERRLDGEVPREILRRSGFAGVAPAFARGLGRADSYREARRIVAREGSALWRRAVDRAQGRGPARGDISRDDDRPLYWARLGMTRELRAWAPDFRLSERQREALLGVLERASRGQGDIRLPDGERDKGLRRVLLTGFDPFTLDRDIRISNPSGAAALALDGTVIDTPDGPARVETAVFPVRWRDFAQGAVERALRPYLPRVDLFTTVSQGRVGRFDVERTNGAWRGGFADNDNVSRTGTVPVADPASQPQWTTTTLPYEAITAADTGRFPVYDNTSVTEIPAGGTEPVVRPEGPTPGSAARAGGGGDYLSNEIAYRATLLRDRLGLHGTLPGGHVHTPVLQFGAGNTDPATGAVTDPAFVQSRLDIVAQVRAIVAAAVSTPKRDRS; the protein is encoded by the coding sequence TTGACACACATACGCGTTCGGACCGGCGTACTCGGACTGGCCCTGGTGGCGGGGCTGGTGGCGCCGGCGACGGCCACGGCCGCTCCCCCGCCCCCCGCCTCCGCCCCCACCGTCGAGGAGCGCAGGCTCGACGGGGAGGTGCCGCGGGAGATCCTGCGGCGCTCCGGATTCGCCGGGGTGGCACCGGCCTTCGCCCGCGGACTCGGGCGGGCGGACTCCTACCGGGAGGCCCGCCGGATCGTCGCACGCGAGGGCTCCGCGCTGTGGCGGCGGGCCGTGGACCGGGCGCAGGGGCGCGGGCCGGCACGCGGGGACATCAGCCGGGACGACGACCGGCCGCTGTACTGGGCACGGCTCGGGATGACACGCGAACTGCGCGCCTGGGCGCCGGACTTCCGGCTGTCGGAGCGGCAGCGGGAAGCGCTGCTCGGCGTGCTGGAGCGGGCCTCCCGCGGCCAGGGCGACATCCGCCTGCCCGACGGCGAGCGGGACAAGGGCCTCAGGAGGGTCCTGCTCACCGGCTTCGATCCCTTCACCCTGGACCGCGACATCCGGATCTCCAACCCCTCCGGCGCCGCCGCGCTCGCCCTGGACGGCACGGTGATCGACACGCCGGACGGTCCCGCGCGCGTGGAGACGGCCGTCTTCCCGGTGCGCTGGCGGGACTTCGCGCAGGGGGCGGTGGAGCGGGCGCTGCGGCCGTACCTGCCGCGGGTGGACCTGTTCACCACCGTGAGCCAGGGGCGGGTCGGGCGCTTCGACGTGGAGCGGACCAACGGGGCCTGGCGGGGCGGCTTCGCGGACAACGACAACGTCTCCCGCACCGGGACGGTGCCCGTCGCCGACCCGGCCTCGCAGCCGCAGTGGACGACGACCACGCTGCCCTACGAGGCGATCACGGCCGCGGACACGGGGCGCTTCCCCGTGTACGACAACACGAGCGTGACCGAGATACCGGCGGGCGGCACCGAGCCGGTCGTACGGCCGGAGGGGCCGACTCCCGGGTCGGCGGCCCGCGCGGGGGGCGGCGGGGACTACCTGTCCAACGAGATCGCCTACCGCGCGACGCTGCTGCGGGACCGGCTCGGGCTGCACGGCACGCTGCCGGGCGGGCACGTCCACACCCCGGTGCTGCAGTTCGGGGCCGGGAACACCGACCCGGCGACCGGAGCGGTCACCGACCCCGCGTTCGTGCAGAGCCGGCTGGACATCGTGGCGCAGGTGCGGGCGATCGTGGCCGCGGCGGTCAGTACGCCGAAGCGGGACCGGAGCTGA